The following are encoded together in the Rhizoctonia solani chromosome 10, complete sequence genome:
- a CDS encoding protein tyrosine kinase domain-containing protein, with protein MEYRFRNALDLLRGMNNFVQNNIEKSQDQLGLLGRDVRGDRTSWKMSRLAEYAIHSHMEDREAVAELCNKLGIDPQETEESFKVLVNNIRSALPSVQVSAAKLWVIMIYRCRPYFASHTHEQTLLETVEEVALGPRTSLVVRDRLVEAVGASVFLLKDAETLGPYRSTWTKLRQSLELTYPDEGIVIIDEDQIISAKSFIAPSAPSRSPSSGPSSHNSIDDSSSAGSKQDTGQVATDGSTDQENEQCLTRSPAMGNEPGPRTSGPVGDVKWLFEECESARGNCRILSESLLHTTLDSILKDPLIKEFRESTMTSKEIIDAHIETATVSAGSARAKRSSNDSSNSATRSAEEQLLQALVTTQAEIKYTLQSYDELAELANSSSPVNTEDPPISRQMSGADVLLRLIDHGCKDLSDSADISSFGEYPISTGGFSDVYCGRMLDGTKVAMKLLRVSVHSLGQNPKHLKHAARELHTWSKCDHPNVAPLLGLLVFRGRIGMISPWMGKGSLSNFLAKTPEVDRQSLCVQICEGLSYLHEIGIVHGDMKGPNVLIADDGTAVLSDFGNAFLKDQTMKFTPTTSASGMSIRWSAPEIINGERPSKASDVYALGTTIYEVISGRLPYERQSDIAIMFVVTVRKALPERPECLLMGHNEAEKLWKLLLRCWSEQEARPTAAEVAREMKTIALDNLPTPPPRPISPSYEFPRRD; from the exons ATGGAGTACAGATTCAGGAATGCGCTCGATCTGCTCCGCGGCATGAACAACTTTGTTCAAAACAACATCGAGAAGTCTCAAGATCAACTTGGGCTACTGGGTCGGGATGTACGTGGTGATCGGACTTCATGGAAAATGTCCCGCCTAGCTG AATATGCTATTCATAGTCACATGGAAGACCGAGAGGCCGTGGCCGAGTTATGCAACAAACTTGGCATAGATCCTCAAGAGACAGAGGAGTCGTTTAAAGTTCTTGTCAACAATATTCG CTCTGCTCTTCCAAGCGTGCAGGTCTCCGCCGCCAAG CTATGGGTGATAATGATATACAGGTGTCGCCCTTACTTTGCTAGTCATACGCACGAGCAAACACTCTTAGAGACTGTTGAAGAGGTTGCTCTGGGCCCACGCACATCGCTAGTTGTTCGAGATCGGCTGGTCGAAGCGGTTGGGGCTTCGGTATTCTTATTAAAGGATGCAGA AACTCTCGGGCCTTACCGGTCAACTTGGACAAAACTCAGGCAAAGTCTTGAATTGACATATCCTGATGAAGGCATAGTCATTATCGATGAAGACCAAATAATTTCTGCCAAGTCCTTCATAGCCCCCTCCGCCCCGTCACGATCCCCGTCAAGTGGACCTTCCAGTCACAATAGCATCGATGATTCAAGCAGCGCTGGTTCCAAACAGGACACTGGACAGGTAGCAACAGATGGATCGACAGACCAAGAAAATGAACAATGTTTAACAAGGTCTCCTGCTATGGGAAACGAACCCGGCCCTAGAACATCCGGCCCGGTGGGTGATGTGAAGTGGCTCTTTGAGGAATGCGAGAGCGCTCGTGGCAACTGCCGGATCCTGTCCGAGTCACTTCTACACACTACTTTGGACAGTATCCTGAAGGATCCATTGATAAAG GAGTTTCGAGAAAGCACTATGACGTCAAAAGAAATCATTGACGCTCATATCGAAACGGCCACCGTCAGCGCAGGCAGCGCTCGTGCGAAGCGATCGTCGAATGACTCGAGTAACTCAGCCACCAGGTCAGCCGAGGAGCAGCTGCTACAAGCCCTTGTCACCACCCAAGCGGAGATAAAGTATACATTGCAGAGCTATGACGAACTTGCAGAGCTGGCGAACTCGAGCAGCCCAGTAAACACAGAAGATCCTCCTATCAGCAGGCAAATG TCTGGAGCCGATGTCCTGCTTCGGCTGATCGATCATGGTTGTAAAGACCTATCAGATAGTGCCGATATTTCCAGCTTTGGAGAATACCCCATCTCCACTGGGGGATTCAGCGATGTGTACTGCGGGCGGATGTTGGACGGCACGAAAGTAGCCATGAAGTTGTTACGAGTATCAGTACACAGTCTTGGTCAAAACCCAAAGCACCTCAAG CACGCCGCGAGGGAGCTCCATACATGGAGTAAATGCGATCACCCGAACGTGGCTCCACTTCTTGGCCTGCTGGTCTTCCGAGGTCGCATAGGAATGATATCCCCTTGGATGGGTAAAGGCAGTCTATCTAACTTCCTGGCGAAAACACCGGAGGTTGACCGACAAAGTCTG TGTGTACAGATCTGCGAGGGGCTATCTTACCTGCATGAGATCGGTATC GTTCATGGTGATATGAAGGGG CCCAACGTGCTTATCGCGGACGACGGTACTGCAGTGTTGAGCGACTTTGGAAACGCGTTTCTGAAGGATCAGACGATGAAGTTCACGCCGACTACGAGTGCGAGCGGAATGTCAATTCGTTGGTCG GCACCTGAGATCATCAATGGAGAAAGGCCATCTAAGGCATCGGATGTATATGCACTAGGAACG ACTATCTAC GAGGTTATATCTGGGAGGCTCCCATACGAGAGGCAATCAGATATTGCCATCATGTTCGTAGTGACCGTACGGAAAGCACTCCCAGAAAGACCCGAGTGCTTGCTCATGGGCCATAATGAGGCAGAAAAGCTATGGAAGCTGTTGTTACGTTGCTGGTCTGAGCAGGAAGCACGTCCTACTGCAGCGGAAGTTGCAAGAGAG ATGAAGACAATTGCCCTGGATAACCTACCAACGCCACCGCCACGCCCAATATCCCCGAGCTACGAGTTTCCGCGCCGGGATTGA
- a CDS encoding protein tyrosine kinase domain-containing protein — translation MRVRSSVSRRVADDRDLRQVDKTSVAMLPYSVLYFYQATVQHLQFADIFNVSIIFQCHFTRNMLLEGSMEHKVKNAFGLLRGMNNFIANGHQKSQDQHKLLEGQDIRGDWTSWEMSRLAEYAIHTNIEDWAVVVELCNKLGIDPQETEESFKVLINDIRSTLPSVQLSAAKLWMIMIYRCRPYFASHVPEQELLGVIEEVALSSRTSPVVRDRLVEVMGASVFLLKDAETLGSYQSTWMKLRQRLRLTHPPEGLAITAEDHIISTNSPITPSVSSNPPSNESSGYNVIEELGTIGPEQGASQVAEDRAVDQENEPCLTRSPATETEPGPAASNPMGDARWLFEECESARGNCRILAESLLYTTLDSVLKDPLIKEFRESTMTSKEIIDAHIETATISADSARARRWSNDSSNSATRSTEEQLLQALVTTQAEIKYTLQSYDELAELANSSSPVDAEDPPISRQMSGADVVSRLIDHGCKDLSDSVDHSSFGEYPFSTGGFSDVYDGRMLDGTKVALKLLRVSAHSLGQDSKHLKHAARELHTWSKCDHPNVAPLLGLLVFRGRIGMISPWMGKGSLSNFLAKTPGVDRQSLCVQICEGLSYLHEIGIVHGDMKGPNVLIADDGTAVLSDFGNAFLKDRTMKFTPTTSASGMSIRWSAPEIINGERPSKASDVYALGTTIYEVISRRLPYERQSEVAIVFLVTVRKELPERPEYLPMDHDDAEKLWKLLLRCWSEPEVRPTSAEVASETDEDYCIGKPSNTAPTPNNPES, via the exons ATGCGAGTCCGGTCCTCGGTGTCTCGGCGTGTGGCTGATGACCGAGATCTCCGCCAAGTTGACAAGACTTCAGTGGCTATGCTGCCCTATTCTGTTCTGTACTTCTATCAAGCTACAGTACAGCACCTGCAGTTCGCCGACATCTTCAACGTTTCTATTATTTTCCAG TGCCACTTTACTCGAAATATGCTCCTGGAAGGGTCC ATGGAGCACAAGGTCAAGAATGCTTTTGGACTATTGCGTGGGATGAACAATTTCATTGCAAACGGCCACCAGAAGTCTCAGGATCAACACAAGCTACTGGAGGGTCAAGACATACGTGGCGACTGGACGTCATGGGAGATGTCTCGCCTAGCTG AATACGCTATCCACACTAATATAGAAGACTGGGCGGTTGTGGTCGAGTTATGCAATAAGCTTGGCATAGATCCTCAAGAGACAGAGGAGTCGTTTAAAGTTCTTATTAACGATATCCG CTCTACTCTTCCGAGCGTACAGTTATCCGCTGCTAAG CTATGGATGATAATGATATATAGGTGTCGCCCCTACTTTGCTAGCCACGTACCAGAACAAGAACTTTTAGGAGTCATTGAAGAGGTTGCTTTGAGCTCGCGTACATCGCCAGTTGTTCGAGATCGACTGGTCGAAGTGATGGGGGCTTCAGTATTCCTGCTGAAGGATGCAGA AACTCTCGGGTCTTACCAGTCAACCTGGATGAAACTTAGGCAACGGCTGAGGCTGACACATCCCCCCGAAGGCCTAGCCATCACCGCCGAAGACCACATCATTTCCACCAACTCTCCCATCACTCCCTCCGTCTCATCAAACCCGCCGTCAAACGAGTCTTCCGGCTACAATGTCATTGAGGAACTGGGTACTATCGGCCCCGAACAGGGCGCCTCACAGGTAGCAGAAGATAGAGCAGTAGACCAAGAAAATGAACCATGTTTAACAAGGTCGCCTGCTACGGAGACCGAACCCGGTCCCGCAGCCTCCAATCCGATGGGTGATGCGAGGTGGCTCTTTGAGGAATGCGAGAGCGCCCGTGGTAACTGTCGAATCTTGGCCGAGTCACTTCTATATACGACTTTGGACAGTGTCCTGAAGGATCCATTGATAAAG GAATTTCGAGAAAGCACTATGACTTCAAAGGAAATCATCGACGCTCATATCGAAACCGCCACTATCAGCGCAGACAGCGCTCGTGCGAGGCGGTGGTCGAATGACTCGAGTAACTCAGCCACCAGGTCAACCGAGGAGCAGCTGCTACAAGCCCTTGTTACCACCCAAGCGGAGATCAAGTATACGTTGCAGAGCTATGACGAACTTGCGGAGCTGGCGAACTCGAGCAGCCCTGTGGATGCAGAAGATCCTCCAATTAGCAGGCAAATG TCCGGAGCCGATGTTGTGTCCCGGCTAATTGATCATGGTTGTAAAGACCTATCAGACAGTGTCGACCATTCCAGCTTTGGAGAATACCCATTCTCTACCGGGGGATTCAGTGATGTGTATGACGGGCGGATGTTGGACGGCACGAAGGTGGCGCTAAAGCTGTTGCGAGTATCAGCGCACAGTCTTGGTCAAGACTCAAAGCACCTCAAG CACGCCGCGAGGGAGCTCCATACGTGGAGTAAATGCGACCACCCGAACGTGGCTCCACTTCTTGGCCTGCTGGTCTTCCGAGGTCGCATAGGAATGATATCCCCTTGGATGGGTAAAGGCAGTCTATCTAACTTCTTGGCAAAAACACCGGGGGTTGACCGACAAAGTCTG TGTGTACAGATCTGCGAGGGGCTATCTTACCTGCATGAGATCGGTATC GTTCATGGTGATATGAAGGGG CCCAACGTGCTTATCGCGGACGACGGTACTGCAGTGTTGAGCGACTTTGGAAACGCGTTTCTGAAGGATCGAACAATGAAGTTCACGCCGACTACGAGTGCGAGTGGGATGTCGATCCGTTGGTCG GCACCTGAGATCATCAACGGAGAAAGGCCATCAAAGGCATCGGATGTATACGCACTAGGAACG ACTATCTAC GAAGTTATATCTAGGAGGCTCCCATACGAGAGACAATCAGAGGTTGCTATAGTATTTTTGGTAACCGTACGGAAAGAACTGCCAGAACGGCCTGAGTACTTACCCATGGACCATGATGATGCGGAAAAGCTATGGAAGCTGTTGTTACGTTGCTGGTCTGAGCCCGAAGTGCGCCCTACTTCAGCGGAAGTTGCAAGTGAG ACAGATGAAGACTATTGCATTGGAAAACCTTCCAACACCGCCCCCACGCCCAATAACCCCGAGTCTTGA
- a CDS encoding phosphotransferase enzyme family protein has translation MDMSLTTIAGIETYLASTRYAAASIETVSGGHTAFLYRVVLKEPLETGEKTVIIKHSLGYVAQSLGDASRAGAITLNVERMDFEHEALELVYSNPGLSKIVHVPRVYSYDQLTHTMVMSDVAPCKVLSAVLLEADDELVARIGHALGEFMGRFHKWSSLPEQDSVRRRFLENETSRDAVLGIRWQLAIAAAKKFGLEREWMEDLQQAGLEDAKSGGPVVCMADFWFDNILVSTAGDLQIYIVDWETARTARPELDVAHFATAAYSLVHIHKRNPLMREFFQAYKEHMNLDEIQLGINAGRDMLSFGVIMPWIRHRDDSVRRPIAQLGVELFEAVRANDQQALRKNPVLADL, from the exons ATGGATATGAGCCTAACGACGATTGCTGGTATCGAGACATATCTCGCCTCGACACGGTATGCTGCTGCATCCATCGAGACCGTTTCGGGCGGACATACTGCATTCTTATACCGGGTGGTTCTGAAAGAGCCGTTGGAGACGGGAGAAAAAACTGTGATAATCAAACACAGTCTAGGTTATGTCGCACAGAGTTTGGGGGACGCAAGTCGAGCTGGAGCAATCACACTGAACGTAGAACGCATG GACTTTGAACACGAAGCACTTGAATTGGTCTACTCCAACCCGGGGCTCTCGAAGATCGTGCATGTTCCGCGTGTATATTCGTATGATCAATTGACGCACACGATGGTCATGTCGGATGTGGCGCCATGTAAAGTTCTTTCAGCCGTGCTGCTAGAAGCAGATGACGAACTAGTTGCGAGGATCGGACATGCATTGGGAGAATTTATGGGTAGATTTCACAAGTGGTCCAGCCTCCCTGAACAAGACAGCGTGAGAAGGCGGTTCTTGGAGAATGAGACGAGTAGGGACGCAGTGCTTGGTATTCGATGGCAACTTGCGATTGCAGCGGCCAAGAAATTTGGGCTGGAACGAGAGTGGATGGAGGATCTACAACAGGCCGGATTAGAAGATGCGAAATCTGGCGGCCCGGTCGTTTGTATGGCGGATTTTTGGTTTG ACAACATACTTGTCTCCACGGCCGGTGACCTACAAATCTACATCGTCGACTGGGAAACAGCTCGTACCGCCCGGCCCGAACTCGATGTGGCGCATTTCGCGACCGCAGCATACAGCCTCGTCCATATTCACAAACGCAACCCGCTCATGCGCGAATTCTTCCAAGCCTACAAGGAGCATATGAACTTGGACGAAATTCAATTGGGAATAAACGCTGGTAGAGATATGTTGAGCTTTGGTGTGATCATGCCTTGGATCCGGCATCGAGACGATTCTGTTCGACGGCCCATTGCGCAACTCGGCGTCGAGTTGTTTGAAGCTGTTCGGGCGAATGACCAACAGGCGCTCAGGAAGAACCCAGTTCTGGCCGATTTGTAA
- a CDS encoding phosphotransferase enzyme family protein, translating to MSADYDLTTPTGLTGYLSSTPYACTYVDTLSGGCLGFLYRVTLKRPLRETGERTVVVKHSVGYASTTGPEGLSLKAERMDFEYNALKLVSSNLALSTVVGVPHVHAYDPRTHTLIMSDLAPFQLLSNALQEGDDKVVSRIGRALGEFMGRFHKWTSLPEHADTRKRFLENEASREDLLDYRWKLAISGAKRYGLGHDWMAEMRDEGMRDAKLGGPVVCMGDFWCSNILVSTGGDLKLYIIDWETARTARPEFDLAQLVKDAYTLSHVRRPMPFMREFFKAYTTHMHLDKAHLALNVGRDLLSFGIDASWLLHSDGDVKRSIAQTGLELLEAARTGDKKALSRNPALADMYRI from the exons ATGTCGGCGGACTATGATTTGACGACCCCCACTGGACTCACTGGATACCTCTCCTCTACTCCTTATGCTTGTACTTATGTTGATACCTTATCTGGTGGATGTCTTGGTTTTCTGTACCGAGTGACACTGAAGAGGCCTCTAAGGGAAACGGGGGAAAGAACCGTTGTTGTGAAGCACAGTGTTGGATACGCATCAACAACTGGTCCAGAGGGCCTGAGCTTGAAAGCTGAACGAATG GACTTTGAATATAATGCCCTCAAGTTGGTTTCTTCTAACCTTGCACTCTCCACTGTTGTTGGAGTACCACATGTGCATGCATACGACCCTCGTACACATACTCTCATTATGTCCGACCTGGCGCCTTTCCAGCTGCTATCAAATGCCCTTCAAGAGGGTGACGATAAAGTAGTGTCCCGAATTGGACGCGCGCTAGGAGAGTTCATGGGTAGATTTCACAAATGGACTAGCCTACCAGAGCACGCGGATACTAGGAAGAGATTTCTGGAGAACGAGGCAAGCCGAGAAGACTTGCTTGACTATCGATGGAAACTTGCGATTTCAGGGGCTAAAAGATATGGGCTGGGGCACGATTGGATGGCAGAGATGCGGGATGAGGGGATGAGGGACGCCAAGTTGGGTGGCCCGGTCGTCTGCATGGGTGACTTCTGGTGCA GCAACATACTCGTCTCTACTGGTGGTGATCTGAAATTGTATATTATCGACTGGGAAACCGCACGTACCGCCCGGCCTGAGTTTGACCTGGCTCAGTTGGTTAAGGATGCCTATACGCTCTCTCACGTCCGCAGGCCCATGCCATTCATGCGCGAGTTCTTCAAAGCCTACACGACACATATGCATTTGGACAAGGCTCATTTGGCATTAAATGTTGGGCGGGACTTATTAAGCTTTGGGATTGATGCATCCTGGCTCCTGCATAGTGACGGTGACGTCAAACGGTCAATTGCACAAACAGGACTCGAATTACTCGAGGCGGCCCGGACGGGTGACAAAAAAGCGCTCTCGAGGAATCCGGCTCTTGCCGACATGTATCGAATCTGA
- a CDS encoding major facilitator superfamily transporter — MAEVQDIPLQTLSRRGDHSTGASTVAASRLTSKDDSNTQVASESGQRETNSLPHHEGLSLPPIDKGFAAWSFVAAAFMLETLVWGFGFTYGVFQEYFLHHRTFGDASEAAIGAVGTVSLAIEYFEVLIVILIAQQWPHRTRQMMWSSLALCCGSLLLASFATKVSHLILLQGVLFGIGGGGLYAPVIIYGKLSEWFVARRGLAGAIIFGGSGAGGACFPIAVNYLLTNLGFRWTLRIWAGFMLVFGALALAFTRPRLPVVRPQGSDSPNLWTRIKRQHWSFVKSPLFICMTTTTFIQALAYFPVSLYMAVYTVSLGLPALNGTLVLSVFNLSSIIGQIIFGHVCDIAPYQYVVIASGAGAALSAYLLWGFAHSLGLIFAFVIVFGSISGGFGSVWPAASVDIAGSEQSAVSNVFGLLAMTKGVAAVIGPLIAAELYHPEQSAMRGTYSGYGFKDVTLFVGSMMAATAAGGVATRLAKRII, encoded by the exons ATGGCTGAAGTTCAAGATATTCCGCTTCAAACTCTGTCCAGGCGGGGTGACCACTCGACTGGGGCGAGCACGGTTGCCGCCTCTCGCTTGACATCCAAGGACGATAGTAATACTCAAGTCGCGTCGGAGAGTGGGCAGAGGGAAACCAATTCATTGCCACATCATGAAGGGCTTTCGCTCCCGCCTATAGACAAAGGCTTTGCAGCATGGTCGTTTGTGGCCGCAGCATTTATGCTTGAGACCCTGGTTTGGGGGTTTGGATTCAC ATATGGCGTATTTCAAGAATACTTTCTTCATCACCGCACATTCGGAGACGCGTCTGAAGCAGCAATCGGTGCGGTCGGAACTGTATCTCTTGCAATCGAGTACTTTGAGGTCTTGATCGTGATTTTAATAGCGCAGCAGTGGCCCCACAGG ACGAGACAAATGATGTGGTCGTCACTTGCCTTATGCTGCGGAAGTCTACTTCTTGCTAGCTTTGCCACTAAA GTATCCCATCTCATTCTGCTTCAAGGTGTCCTCTTTGGAATCGGAGGCGGGGGGCTCTATGCACCTGTCATCATCTAT GGAAAGTTGTCAGAATGGTTTGTCGCCCGTCGAGGCTTAGCAGGCGCCATTATATTCGGAGGTTCGGGGGCCGGAGGTGCTTGCTTCCCCATTGCTGTTAATTACCTCTTGACTAATCTTGGCTTTCG GTGGACCCTCCGTATTTGGGCAGGATTCATGCTCGTATTCGGAGCCCTCGCACTCGCATTCACGCGACCTCGCCTACCAGTCGTCCGACCGCAGGGCTCAGACAGTCCCAATCTGTGGACGCGAATCAAGAGGCAGCACTGGAGTTTCGTGAAGAGCCCTTTGTTCATTTGCATG ACCACGACGACCTTTATCCAAGCACTCGCCTATTTCCCTGTTTCTTTATACATGGCTGTGTATACTGTCTCTTTGGGCCTGCCTGCTCTAAATGGAACTCTGGTTCTTTCGGTGTTTAATTTGTCGAGTATTATTG GCCAAATCATCTTCGGTCATGTATGCGATATCGCCCCATATCAATACGTAGTCATTGCTTCCGGCGCGGGTGCTGCGCTCTCCGCATATCTCCTTTGGGGTTTCGCACATAGCTTGGGCTTGATTTTCGCCTTTGTTATAGTCTTCGGAAGCATC AGCGGTGGCTTTGGATCTGTCTGGCCTGCGGCCTCGGTGGACATTGCCGGCTCTGAACAATCTGCGGTATCAAATGTTTTTGGACTTCTTGCGATGACAAAAGGAGTGGCTGCCGTTATTGGTCCACTTATCGCTGCAGAACTGTATCATCCCGAACAGTCAGCTATGAGAGGTACCTATTCCGGATATGGTTTCAAGGACGTGACATTATTTGTGGGAAGTATGATGGCCGCAACCGCCGCAGGGGGAGTGGCTACTAGGCTAGCTAAGAGGATTATTTAG
- a CDS encoding major facilitator superfamily transporter, translating to MSSELQDPIPLQTLSRRGDQPVKNNTIAVSHTVSEAGNADIQDGPEFPSPDNEGLVSLPPMDKGFAAWSFVAGGFLIETFVWGFGFTYGVFQEYFLHNRTFGDASEAELGAIGTVALATQYFEPLFVNMIAMHWPHRTRLLLWSSLGLCCGSLLLASFATKVSHLILLQGIMFGIGGGGLYAPVIIYLSEWFSVRRGLAASIIFGGSGAGGACFPVAVNLLLTNLGFRWTLRIWAGFMLVFGALALTFTRPRLPVVRPQNSDGPSLWVKFRRQHWGFLKSPLFICMSLTNIIQALAYFPVSLYMTVYTTSLGLSSLNGALVLSVFNFSSIIGQIVFGHACDIMPYQYVIIVSGAGAALSAYLLWGFAHSLGLIFAFAIVFGSLGGGFASVWPAASVDIAGSEQSVFLNAYGLLTMGKGVAAIVGPLMAAALYHPEEAAVRNTYSGYGFHDVTLFVGSMMVATAAGGVVTKWAKRVVW from the exons ATGTCCTCTGAGCTTCAAGATCCCATTCCCCTCCAAACATTGTCTCGGCGTGGGGATCAACCGGTCAAGAATAACACAATTGCAGTATCTCATACCGTTTCCGAAGCCGGTAATGCTGATATACAAGACGGGCCAGAATTCCCTTCACCCGATAATGAAGGTCTAGTATCTCTCCCGCCTATGGACAAAGGCTTCGCAGCATGGTCGTTCGTAGCCGGAGGATTCTTGATCGAAACGTTCGTATGGGGATTCGGCTTCAC GTACGGAGTCTTTCAAGAATACTTTCTCCACAATCGTACATTCGGCGACGCGTCCGAGGCAGAGCTCGGAGCGATCGGAACCGTGGCGTTGGCAACTCAGTATTTCGAGCCGTTGTTTGTGAATATGATCGCGATGCATTGGCCGCATAGG ACACGGCTTTTGTTGTGGTCCTCGCTTGGACTGTGTTGTGGAAGTCTGCTGCTCGCGAGCTTTGCAACCAAG GTTTCCCATCTTATTCTCCTACAAGGCATCATGTTTGGAATCGGAGGTGGTGGGCTGTATGCACCGGTTATAATCTAT CTCTCAGAATGGTTCTCGGTTCGAAGAGGACTCGCCGCTTCCATTATATTCGGAGGGTCTGGCGCAGGGGGGGCTTGCTTCCCCGTCGCAGTTAACCTTCTGCTTACTAACCTTGGGTTCAG GTGGACACTCCGTATCTGGGCGGGTTTCATGTTAGTGTTCGGAGCACTCGCTCTCACATTCACTCGCCCTCGTCTTCCAGTTGTTCGGCCTCAAAACTCGGATGGCCCAAGTCTGTGGGTAAAGTTCAGGAGACAGCATTGGGGCTTCTTGAAGAGTCCCTTATTTATTTGTATG AGCTTGACGAACATCATTCAAGCACTTGCGTACTTCCCTGTTTCTTTGTACATGACTGTATATACCACGTCCTTGGGGCTATCCTCTCTGAACGGAGCTCTTGTCCTTTCTGTATTCAACTTTTCGAGTATAATCG GTCAGATCGTATTTGGGCATGCATGTGATATCATGCCCTATCAATACGTGATCATCGTCTCTGGAGCAGGAGCCGCGCTTTCCGCATATTTACTCTGGGGTTTCGCGCACAGTCTGGGCCTCATCTTTGCGTTTGCTATTGTCTTCGGAAGTCTC GGTGGTGGATTTGCGTCCGTTTGGCCTGCGGCGTCAGTAGATATCGCAGGCTCTGAACAGTCGGTATTCTTGAACGCATATGGTCTGCTTACAATGGGAAAAGGTGTGGCAGCAATTGTGGGACCTTTGATGGCTGCTGCGCTCTATCATCCTGAAGAAGCGGCAGTTCGGAACACGTACAGTGGGTATGGGTTCCATGACGTTACGTTGTTTGTGGGAAGTATGATGGTGGCTACTGCTGCTGGAGGTGTGGTTACAAAATGGGCCAAGAGGGTTGTTTGGTGA
- a CDS encoding ribosomal proteins 50S-L18Ae/60S-L20/60S-L18A produces MGRYIEYQVIGRKLPTAAEETPKLYRMRIFAPNEVVAKSRFWYYLRQLKKVKKATGEIVSVNKISEKSPLRIKNFGVWLRYDSRSGTHNMYKEFRELSRADAVHALYQDMAARHRARFRSIQILRVQEITKASDIRRAYIKQLAEPKLRFPLPHRVFKARSKFVANRPATF; encoded by the exons ATGGGCCGCTACATTGAATACCAAGTTATCGGCCGTAAACTCCCCACTGCGGCTGAGGAGACCCCCAAGCTGTACCGCATGAGGATCTTTGCTCCCAATGAG GTCGTAGCCAAGTCCCGCTTCTGGTACTACCTTCGCCAATTGAAAAAGGTCAAGAAGGCCACTGGAGAGATTGTCTCTGTCAACAAG ATCTCCGAAAAGTCGCCGTTGAGGATCAAGAACTTTGGTGTCTGGCTCCGCTACGATTCTCGCTCTGGTACCCACAACAT GTACAAAGAGTTCCGTGAATTGTCGCGCGCCGACGCAGTACACGCATTGTACCAAGACATGGCGGCCCGCCACCGTGCCCGATTCCGGTCGATCCAGATCTTGCGCGTGCAGGAGATCACCAAGGCGTCGGACATCCGTCGTGCATACATCAAGCAGCTCGCAGAACCCAAGCTCAGGTTCCCCTTGCCTCATCGGGTGTTCAAAGCCAGGAGCaagtttgttgccaacaggCCCGCGACTTTCTAA
- a CDS encoding ubiquitin-like Rad60 SUMO-like protein, which produces MTTLAPTPVPASGPASDLGLDSQAPTLAPPTANSSPRHEHATLPPSEPAAPAPDPTDISVTFLLISGDRQQMHFAPTMTFGRVKEAFWGAWTPENPDTKPPSPSFLRVLHMGKVLSDDQTLANAKFPDVSTSPTGTIVHISVRPFGPPADEDIVKAKRRLTFLSSGGGDAATTTAAPDETHGRSAGCGCVIC; this is translated from the exons ATGACAACGCTTGCCCCGACACCTGTTCCCGCATCTGGACCTGCCTCGGATCTAGGATTGGACTCGCAAGCCCCTACGCTAGCTCCACCGACTGCCAACTCGTCTCCGCGCCACGAACATGCCACTCTCCCGCCTTCTGAGCCCGCTGCTCCAGCACCAGATCCTACGGATATTTCCGTCACATTTCTCCTCATTTCCGGAGACAGACAACAAATGCATTTCGCTCCAACCATGACGTTTGGACGGGTCAAGGAGGCGTTTTGGGGTGCTTGGACACCTG AAAATCCTGACACGAAGCCCCCTTCTCCCTCGTTCTTGCGGGTATTGCATATGGGCAAGGTGTTGTCCGATGACCAGACTTTGGCCA ACGCCAAATTCCCCGACGTCTCGACATCTCCCACAGGCACCATCGTGCACATTTCCGTGCGTCCATTTGGCCCACCAGCAGATGAAGACATCGTCAAGGCCAAGCGGCGCCTCACTTTTCTCAGTAGCGGCGGCGGCGATGCTGCTACTACCACCGCCGCGCCAGACGAGACGCACGGACGAAGCGCAGGGTGCGGATGTGTGATTTGCTAG